One window of Amyelois transitella isolate CPQ chromosome 7, ilAmyTran1.1, whole genome shotgun sequence genomic DNA carries:
- the LOC106142622 gene encoding uncharacterized protein LOC106142622 isoform X1, whose translation MWLPWFYLLASLLAAHAQNVENIEFLPVVNATCKTGVMSIRVTFNQPFNGIIHAREYRTPSCMAQGNGTETVTFDINLVATQGSPDYCGVFWNNRTDERSLPLAVRVHRTLELADDKFYVITCGKAGFRNSRNETSLVSLRMLNQQGQKVLNAAFGLPYTLRAELSKSDGTHGIRLKNCFAFNMKNNTVDLLDSKGCPLKHETVVTKSESGAAELTIASMFRFPDSSQVNFQCDIGVCRGSTCAAIDCTSADRSEASDEEGTVTASTGVFVLDPNDNAVVTCAESGVRPLWLLYLAIALGVMFLVMLLVNCFLCTAMTCSCARTDVIEKDPSVVEDYDPYRSWHGSQYGGRYPSSTIHSARSVSDNSDHYAIVQSRPGSRHSGMHRNRH comes from the exons AATGTGGAGAACATTGAATTCCTGCCCGTCGTTAACGCGACCTGCAAGACCGGAGTCATGTCTATCAGGGTCACCTTCAATCAGCCGTTCAACGGCATCATTCACGCCAGAGAGTACAG AACCCCATCTTGTATGGCCCAGGGTAACGGCACGGAAACGGTGACTTTTGACATCAACCTGGTGGCGACGCAGGGCTCGCCGGATTATTGCGGCGTCTTTTGGAATAAT CGAACTGACGAACGCTCCCTGCCACTGGCGGTCCGAGTTCACCGGACGCTGGAGCTGGCTGACGACAAGTTTTATGTGATCACGTGCGGCAAGGCAGGATTCAGAAACTCTAG AAACGAAACATCCCTAGTGTCTCTACGAATGTTAAACCAGCAAGGCCAGAAGGTTTTAAATGCAGCCTTTGGTCTGCCATACACACTACGAGCGGAACTGAGCAAGTCAgatg GCACGCACGGCATTCGACTCAAGAACTGTTTTGCGTTCAACATGAAAAACAATACAGTAGATCTTTTAGATAGTAAAGG atGCCCGCTGAAGCACGAGACAGTGGTCACGAAGTCTGAGAGCGGCGCCGCCGAGCTGACGATAGCCTCCATGTTCCGGTTTCCCGACTCCTCGCAAGTCAACTTCCAGTGCGATATTGGCGTTTGCAGAG gAAGCACATGTGCTGCCATAGACTGCACATCGGCGGACCGCAGCGAGGCCAGCGACGAAGAGGGCACGGTCACCGCTTCCACTGGAGTTTTTGTGCTGGACCCCAACGATAATGCTG TGGTGACGTGCGCGGAGAGCGGCGTGCGGCCGCTGTGGCTGCTGTACCTGGCCATCGCGCTGGGCGTCATGTTCCTGGTGATGCTGCTCGTCAACTGTTTCCTGTGCACCGCCATGACTTGCTCGTGCGCCAGGACTGAT GTGATCGAGAAGGACCCGTCCGTGGTGGAGGACTACGACCCGTACCGCAGCTGGCACGGCAGCCAGTACGGCGGCAGGTATCCGTCATCAACTATACACTCGGCGAG ATCGGTTTCAGACAACAGTGACCACTACGCAATAGTCCAGTCCAGACCCGGCAGCCGACATTCTGGGATGCATCGAAACAGACACTAA
- the LOC106142622 gene encoding uncharacterized protein LOC106142622 isoform X2 translates to MWLPWFYLLASLLAAHAQNVENIEFLPVVNATCKTGVMSIRVTFNQPFNGIIHAREYRTPSCMAQGNGTETVTFDINLVATQGSPDYCGVFWNNRTDERSLPLAVRVHRTLELADDKFYVITCGKAGFRNSRNETSLVSLRMLNQQGQKVLNAAFGLPYTLRAELSKSDGTHGIRLKNCFAFNMKNNTVDLLDSKGCPLKHETVVTKSESGAAELTIASMFRFPDSSQVNFQCDIGVCRGSTCAAIDCTSADRSEASDEEGTVTASTGVFVLDPNDNAVVTCAESGVRPLWLLYLAIALGVMFLVMLLVNCFLCTAMTCSCARTDVIEKDPSVVEDYDPYRSWHGSQYGGRSVSDNSDHYAIVQSRPGSRHSGMHRNRH, encoded by the exons AATGTGGAGAACATTGAATTCCTGCCCGTCGTTAACGCGACCTGCAAGACCGGAGTCATGTCTATCAGGGTCACCTTCAATCAGCCGTTCAACGGCATCATTCACGCCAGAGAGTACAG AACCCCATCTTGTATGGCCCAGGGTAACGGCACGGAAACGGTGACTTTTGACATCAACCTGGTGGCGACGCAGGGCTCGCCGGATTATTGCGGCGTCTTTTGGAATAAT CGAACTGACGAACGCTCCCTGCCACTGGCGGTCCGAGTTCACCGGACGCTGGAGCTGGCTGACGACAAGTTTTATGTGATCACGTGCGGCAAGGCAGGATTCAGAAACTCTAG AAACGAAACATCCCTAGTGTCTCTACGAATGTTAAACCAGCAAGGCCAGAAGGTTTTAAATGCAGCCTTTGGTCTGCCATACACACTACGAGCGGAACTGAGCAAGTCAgatg GCACGCACGGCATTCGACTCAAGAACTGTTTTGCGTTCAACATGAAAAACAATACAGTAGATCTTTTAGATAGTAAAGG atGCCCGCTGAAGCACGAGACAGTGGTCACGAAGTCTGAGAGCGGCGCCGCCGAGCTGACGATAGCCTCCATGTTCCGGTTTCCCGACTCCTCGCAAGTCAACTTCCAGTGCGATATTGGCGTTTGCAGAG gAAGCACATGTGCTGCCATAGACTGCACATCGGCGGACCGCAGCGAGGCCAGCGACGAAGAGGGCACGGTCACCGCTTCCACTGGAGTTTTTGTGCTGGACCCCAACGATAATGCTG TGGTGACGTGCGCGGAGAGCGGCGTGCGGCCGCTGTGGCTGCTGTACCTGGCCATCGCGCTGGGCGTCATGTTCCTGGTGATGCTGCTCGTCAACTGTTTCCTGTGCACCGCCATGACTTGCTCGTGCGCCAGGACTGAT GTGATCGAGAAGGACCCGTCCGTGGTGGAGGACTACGACCCGTACCGCAGCTGGCACGGCAGCCAGTACGGCGGCAG ATCGGTTTCAGACAACAGTGACCACTACGCAATAGTCCAGTCCAGACCCGGCAGCCGACATTCTGGGATGCATCGAAACAGACACTAA